The bacterium sequence GCCGGGCCAATCAAACGCGATGACTTCGAACGAGTCGCTTAAGTGTGAAGCCAGCCGGGACCAGATCTGGAGATTGTCCGGATAACCGTGCAGTAAGATCAGCGGTGTCGCGGAACCCGTCCGCGAAATTCGTACTTTTCTTCCCGCAATCGTTTCTAATACTGTAGCAAGCATGATCAGTGAAGATGTTGTTTTACAAGATCGGCTGCCAGAATTCCTGAGATTCCGCAAAAACTGACCCACTGTCCCGGATTCGTGGAACTGCCCGCAAGATAGAGTCCATCCACCCATGGACTTTTGTGCTCAAGTCTGCCGGAGCGGAAGGAAGAAGCGGTCATCACAGGATTCATGCTGTTCTCATACAGAAAAAAATCGGAGCCCCACCTTTCCGGTGTTCGCACATCCAGCAATTTCCAGGTCAAACCGTCCGATTGCCACCATGTTTCGGATAGCAGCTTCTTTATGAACTTTTGAAAATCGTGCTCACTCATCGCTTTTGCATCCTTATATAGTAGCGGTGCTATCAGGCGCGCCGTTTTTCCAGGGCCATTCACAAACAAACGGCAAAGCTCTGAATTTCCAGGCAACAGAAATCGCAGATACGGTGTTCTCTCTTTTTGATCCACAGAAAGATAGAGACAGACTCCAGGCGATTGAAGCGGGAGTTTGCGCAGTCGATTCAGTATCTGTGGAACTGTTTCGTCCAGCAGATTCAAATACGTTGCGAGTCCATTTGTATTGGAGATGACCGCATCGCACGGCAGGAATTCGTCTTCAATTTTGATCCCCTTCACACGGCGATTCTCCGTAATGATTTTCTTTACCTGTTTTTGGAATTGGATTCTTGCGCCGGCATTCAAAACTGCTTTTTCCAGAAACTCCGGAATCGACCGGATTCCGTTTTCCGGAAAGTAGGCTCCGTACTTGTGAATCAAGGCAGGAACGAATGCCATGGGAGAGGGCGCCGTGTGAACTTTTTGTCCTGCGACATGAGTCCAGATGGAAATGGAATTACAAACAGCTTGCGGGAGATCGCTCTGCTTTAAAACAGCACTGAGAGAACGGAACAAGAATGGTGTGTATTTCCATGCGCCGGTTTTTAAAGCGCTAAAAATATCCGGATGACTCTTATAAAGATTTGGTCTAAAGACATCGTGTAGCTTCGTCATCCGCTGAACAAAGAAGCTGTATCTTGCTCCTGCGCCCGGCCACATCTTTTCAAATTGATCCGCAGTTTTTTCAACCGACCGGTAAAATTCCAGAGACACACCATTCAGAAAGTTGACCTGATAAACGGGGTCAACAGCTTTTAAGTTCAGAGCGGAAAGGTCAAGCCCGAGCTTTTCAAATATCCAATTCAGACCGGGATAATCGAGCAGAATATAAGGGCCGGAATCGAATGTGAGACCGCCCTTTTGATGACCGGAGGCGAGTCCTCCAGCAGAATTCCGTGCTTCCAGGATGGTGACATCGTATCCCGCGGAACGCAGCCGAAGAGCAGCAGTGAGTCCCCCCATACCTGCGCCGATAACGATGATATGACGATTCATCTGAAAATGTTTCAAATTTAGCTCAGGCGCAAACCTAAGAAGGCCTGCAGAGTTTTTCGTGCGAGTTTTAATGGAATATGTTCCTTTTGCAAGGGCGGGAATGCCGAAGGGTCCATTTCTGGAACGAAGAGTGAACCGCGGCCACTGCCTATCACGTAAACGGGAAATGCCATAAAGCAAAGCAGCGTGGAAAGCTCATTGTGATAGGGAGATCGCCAGTTGCGAATTGGTTCATCGCACCCGACCACTTCGATTTTCTGCGAATCACCGAACCAGTGGCAGGCAGCCCTCAGAATACTCGACTGATGAGGATCCTTGATGCCCAGATGTCTTGCCGCGACAATATCGACCGCCAGAGCATCGGCGCCGCCATAGAACCGCAACACATTCTTTGGCTGCGGGCATCCCATCACGCCAAGAATTCCATCCGGTACATTCAAATAAGCATCGAGCAACGCAAAGTGTGGAGGAAAATCGCTGATGAGCGTCATCACAGCAGTTTCCCGATGCGCCTGACGTTCGACAAAAATGAATTCTTCGCACCTGCTTCCGATCCCTTCAAGATTTCCCACCGTCAGGAGAGCGAGCTCAATGGGATGGCTTCGCATTTTACCGAACGAGATGCGGAAGTCTGCCTCTTTCCAGGTGCGGGATACAACGGTTTGCCCGAGGCCCCTGATGTAATCATGCGAAGTGTGATCACGGCTTACATCCACAAGGTTGTAGTGCCTGGAGTAGAGCGAAAAATATTCTGCCACTTCTGCAACGGACCGGTTCGCGTAGAATTTGTCGTAAATGTTTGGTGATTCAATGACACTAACTTCTGCGCATCCCTTGCTCTTCAAGAATGCCGCAAGTTCATGAAGAAGGTCCGGATCGGTAAGCGGAGAGAGATCTTTCTTCGCGTAACCCAACATGAAAGTGGGTTTAACCGCCACCCGAAACTGATCGATGCTTTTACCTATTTGACCGGCGCGTTGCTGGACGGATTCAAAGATCTTGCAGTATTCCAGAAAATCGTAAAATTTCGGAACCTTGTCGGCCGCAGTTTTTCCCCGGGAAACAAAGACAGTCCCGCCGCTTCCGAGTGGATTGTTTTTAATAAATGCGGTGCGCCGGCTGCGCGGAAGGAAGAATTCACCCGCTGCTGATAATCTTTCCGCGAGTGAATCGCACGTTTCGGCAGGCGTTAATCTGTCTTCCTCATCGAGAGCATCGGCAAGAACCTGGAAAATTTTTTCATGCCGTGTCTCATCAGCTTCAATCCTCAGGAAGTCAGAATGCAATTCTTTCGGAAAGAACGGACTATTCTCCGTGAGCTCTGCCATACGATGCCAGCAAAGCCATGCCGTTTTTTCAGCATCCACGTTGAATAAGCAAAAGTTGCGGAACGGACCGTAGTCAAGCTGATTTGCAACGCGCCTGGGCACTTTGCCCGTGGCTCTTCCTGCCAGTGTAAACAGACTTGCTGCGAATCGGGAAAAGGGCGCATCGGACCAGCGCGCATGCTGGCAAACGGAAGAGGACCAGCCTCCGATTGCTCCGGCAGCCTGTGTGACCATCGCTTTGCTTTTCATGGGAACGGTTCCGAATTTGAGTATGGCTCCACGAATGTAGATCGCGTGCATCTCTTCATCTTTCCAGGCCCAGAGTAGGGAATGCCTGATCAGCTCCCGCACTTCGTCACTCAGAGGCATTCGGCGCAACCGCTCAGCGATCAAAGATTCACGGTATCCCACGGAAACGATCTCTTCGCGTTCCAGAGCGAGCAAGAATAAATAGGCGAGCTCCCTTTGCGGAGTGTCTCTGTATCTGCGCGATAGCTCGCGGAGCTGATCTTGAAACTCGTTAAACAGGTCGCCCATAACCGGGATTAGGACCCCATCTAAGCAAAGTGGTGCGGGCCTCTCGCCCGCAAAGCTCCGCGGACGGGACGTCCGCGCCACTTTGTTTCTGAAACACTCTCAACGTTGATCTTGCGCCTACAGAAAAAAAATATCAAACGGCTTAAAATTCCGGTTCAAAAAGGTTCATTTTGGTACTATTTCGGTTCATTATGATGCCATTTTGATTTCAAAAAGGTTCAAAATGAACCGTTTTGGTACCATTATGGCACTTAGCCTGAGCTATGGCTTCGACCAATCATTTTTGAAATTCCACTCTGGTGTCTCGATCGGGTTGCTGTTCTCCGGAATCAAGTCCCACACTTCGCGAAGGGATCTGCCC is a genomic window containing:
- a CDS encoding NAD(P)/FAD-dependent oxidoreductase, with the translated sequence MKHFQMNRHIIVIGAGMGGLTAALRLRSAGYDVTILEARNSAGGLASGHQKGGLTFDSGPYILLDYPGLNWIFEKLGLDLSALNLKAVDPVYQVNFLNGVSLEFYRSVEKTADQFEKMWPGAGARYSFFVQRMTKLHDVFRPNLYKSHPDIFSALKTGAWKYTPFLFRSLSAVLKQSDLPQAVCNSISIWTHVAGQKVHTAPSPMAFVPALIHKYGAYFPENGIRSIPEFLEKAVLNAGARIQFQKQVKKIITENRRVKGIKIEDEFLPCDAVISNTNGLATYLNLLDETVPQILNRLRKLPLQSPGVCLYLSVDQKERTPYLRFLLPGNSELCRLFVNGPGKTARLIAPLLYKDAKAMSEHDFQKFIKKLLSETWWQSDGLTWKLLDVRTPERWGSDFFLYENSMNPVMTASSFRSGRLEHKSPWVDGLYLAGSSTNPGQWVSFCGISGILAADLVKQHLH
- a CDS encoding DUF362 domain-containing protein, producing the protein MGDLFNEFQDQLRELSRRYRDTPQRELAYLFLLALEREEIVSVGYRESLIAERLRRMPLSDEVRELIRHSLLWAWKDEEMHAIYIRGAILKFGTVPMKSKAMVTQAAGAIGGWSSSVCQHARWSDAPFSRFAASLFTLAGRATGKVPRRVANQLDYGPFRNFCLFNVDAEKTAWLCWHRMAELTENSPFFPKELHSDFLRIEADETRHEKIFQVLADALDEEDRLTPAETCDSLAERLSAAGEFFLPRSRRTAFIKNNPLGSGGTVFVSRGKTAADKVPKFYDFLEYCKIFESVQQRAGQIGKSIDQFRVAVKPTFMLGYAKKDLSPLTDPDLLHELAAFLKSKGCAEVSVIESPNIYDKFYANRSVAEVAEYFSLYSRHYNLVDVSRDHTSHDYIRGLGQTVVSRTWKEADFRISFGKMRSHPIELALLTVGNLEGIGSRCEEFIFVERQAHRETAVMTLISDFPPHFALLDAYLNVPDGILGVMGCPQPKNVLRFYGGADALAVDIVAARHLGIKDPHQSSILRAACHWFGDSQKIEVVGCDEPIRNWRSPYHNELSTLLCFMAFPVYVIGSGRGSLFVPEMDPSAFPPLQKEHIPLKLARKTLQAFLGLRLS